The region gcatattgtttttttgcatgtctATGTACaaaaaatcaccatcaccaaaaaGTCATTGTCCATCAATACATACCAACACTGCTTTTATTTGGCTGCTGACTGGGTCAACAGCAGCACAGTGAAGTTGGTTTGATGAAACAGACTTCATTTTCACCCATGTGGGCGAAGTCTCATACACAATTCATTTTGGCAGCAAAAAACATCCTAAATGTGGTTAGGCATCGTTTGTGGAACCATGCTGTCTATTCCACACTTGTTGTGGACACCAAAAGTCATTCCCAGTTTGCCTCACCAACACACCACTGGTTGCCCTCCACCATGAGGGTGTCTTTAAAACGATATGCCTTCTGGGGTGTTCTTTTATGGGCTGCAGTTGCACCATTGACTATTGTATAATTCTCTTCAAATCAgtttgttccccccccccctgccttGTTTTTAGCCCACCCCTGACTTAACAACCAGAAAAAGGTCACATTTCTGAGAAGTGACTTCCATGCATGTTCCATGCTGGGTAGTCACTTTCAATTTCCTAAGACCTTTCATGTCACACACCCATCAACCCAGAAAACTGCAAACATACTACTACACAAGTCCATGTGCACCACCTTTATAGTGGTGGTGTGATATGTTAAATAGAAAACTGTAAATCcaaaatgagacattttctAAGCAGTCCTTTAACTAGATAACATTAAGGTACTCAAGTGTAGAGTTATTGCAGAAAAAGGAAATAGGCATTGTTGCAGTTTCAAACTTTCCCTTCAACTTTAAGATCCTCATCAGGAGCAGGATTGCACGGATATGTATTATGGTTGAGGGGAGGAAAAAGGTACTGATGTGGCTCTGACTACTCTCTGTTAAAATCTCTGGATGGGTTGACATTGCTTATTAAGGGTAGTGAGAATACAAATGGCATGCATGAGCAGAAATGACCGTTTCCTTCTTCCCATGTCCTCCTGTTCCCCTGCTGTATTTAACACTGAGAGATCCCCAGGACACCTAGCGAGCGCTCAACAAACgacttgtcttttctttttccagcaCACCGTTCAGATGGTACGAGATGTTTATCTCTGCGCACAAAATTAATGGAGCATGAAATGGAGGCCTGAAGTGCAGCAGGCTCCTAACCTGCAGGTGACATTGGTCTACATGAAGCCCTTATTGTGACCTAAGTGAGCTGTATTATAACCGCATTTGACTGGTGACAATTAGTGACCTTTTGCCTTTCCAGCAGCCATCCATTTCAATTACACCAACGTGAAGAGGTTTGGCAGGCAAGCAAGACAAGATACTGTAGCCAATGTGCGTCTACTATACTTTCATTGTTAGCTTGGCTACTGTGCAATTGGTCTtacaatactaataatactgATGAGTATTGTATCTACTGATGAGATACGGTGAGTTGGAAAACTATTCTGATTGAGGTTTAAGTATGTAATAATGGTTATTatgttgtgcttttattttctttaatttctttgaaAGGTCGTGCCAAAGTGAACTCTCTGATCTATTCTGTAAACTATCAGCCAATGAGTATTTTCTGGCCGTTAGTGGCCTTCACTGAGTAAGAAAATGAGTTGTGAGAATTTGCAATATGACTCACTTTTGTTTGCTGAagtgaagctgctgctgctgctacttccttTTTTGAGGCAGACTTACTTCGCCACTTTGCCATTCGACACCATGAGCATTCTCAGAATTTAACAGCATGTTTTTTCAGTTTGGATAGTTcacatttttaatctttttaggGGTTTGGTGGTTGAGATGTATGAAGATGTGAAATTCTTCAAACTGTTTGTCAGTCATCCACACATCACAGGATTGCGACAGCAGTACTTGAGCTTTCTTCTATATCTTCCATCATCTCCACCCCAGGCCTGCCTGCCAGCCTTCACCTCAGTTATAAAAAGTTTAAACTTCAGAAACCTCAGAGGCAGGAACATTTTGTATAGAACGTCACATTTTATCACTTCATCTAACCTTTCTCAAAAATATGCTGCACCCAGTGCAAGCAGTAGTGCAAATATGTGCACTGTTTTATTAAACTCTTAGCCGCTGAACAAATGACATTACAGCTGCTTTTCTAACTTGTTCAACAGCAACCACATTGAAATAGATACTCTACACATTCAGAAAAGCAACATTAACACAATCCGTACTTTCTCTACCTCTCTATCACTAGCTCTttatctttccttttctctaaCACACAAGAGCACTTTGTAGCACAAATGGCTGGTAAAACAGTGGGATACGGTCCACACATGTAAATGCATACATGTATAACATTGtcatacatgtaaatgtatcaacaacatttcatttgtaaaggCTCTTTGATAGAGGTCAGTGTAATGGGATGACTTTTACAGGTGGTTGATAGGTGATTAATAAGGAAACAATAGAAAAAGGGAAACTATATACATATGCAGCATATTGTACTTTTCGTTAGGATCCCCATGAGTAGTATACGGGTATGCCTTTGGTCTTCCTGGGGTTCTGAATATACTgtagtaaaacaacaaaaacatacactaaAAGTACAAACAACTTAAGATATATAATCAATATGCAAGCTAAATAGAACAAAGGAAACATGAGGAAGGAAATTAAGGATGAAATAGTAACAGACTAGCTGCCAGGTAAAcatagaaacagagagagaaagacacctAACATATATAAAGTGATACAGAAGCAAGCAGTCTAAACAGATAAACAATTGAAAGAAAAGGATATTAAAATAACGAGACAAAGAcagatacatacatatgtatacatacatacatgcatacatacatacatacatacatgtacaaatgATGTGCCTATCCTATTATCTGGCAAGATATTTCTTTGAAGGCTGTTTGAAAGATATTCTGTTATTAAATGGTAGATGTatctatagatagatataagattaaaatctaaattaaaatgatgaaatagGACAAGGACATCATCATGATACATAATCATGTTTTGAGAAACAAACTGCATTTTCTCATGttgtctatttatttagttaacACACTATAAACAATACACTATTGGACTATATATCAAATCTGTTAATATAAAGCTTTAACAGTTTACTGTGCACTAACTATTGGGGTTTTAGGATGACAGACATACGATGTCAAAAAGAAGAGGTGGGATTTGAACATTGCATCCAACCTTTTGGTAGTACAAGTATCACAGCTCAATTTACTACCACAACCACCAGACTCAGGAGTGTATACAGTGAATTAACTTGGGAACCCATCTCTTATTGTAAGTACTATACTGTGGTGATCTTGACATATAGCTCAGTGGTCTCATGTTCCTTTGCTTATGCACACTTGTTTTCTGGCTGTaatgatttatgatttttttttttcttctcaaaatgaCAGGTGAAATGGCTGGTGAAAATGTGACCTTGGACTCCAAAACCGAAAACTCTCCGAACCAGAGCAGCTGTGATGTGTTTGTCTACCAAAGAGCTGCCGTAGTCCTCTTCCCAATTTTCTATTCCGTGGTTTTCATTATCAGTGCAAGTGGAAACAGCTTGGTACTCTATGTGATCTGCCAGAGGAAACAGAAGTTCAACTCCACCTCAATCTATCTGGTCAACCTAGCACTATCTGATGCCCTGTTCACACTGGCACTGCCTGGCAGAATTATTTACTACATCCGTCACTTTGACTGGCCCTTTGGTGACATTCTCTGCAGACTGACAACACTTCTCTTCTTTGCAAATACGTATGCAGGTAATATCAGTGCTTCTGTTGCTAATACGCTACCATATATTTGAGTGTGATTTAACATGAGTCTACACATGTGGTTTTAACCACATGTCCACATCAGGTtcagttatgtttatttttacatagtTTGAAACATGTCAGCATTTACACAGACAGTTTACAAGACAGTTTAAGAATATGAGTTTATTAAAATTGCTCCCAACAATCATAAACTCCAAGTTTATGAAGTATAAAAAGCTTGTTGACCATCTTGTTACCAAAAGTTTCAGAATAGGACCAGGATGGTGAAACACATTCTACAAAGTCATGAAGTGACCCTAAATTAATTTGCCATTCTGGTCTGCATGCTTTAAGCATAAACCTTTGCTGCATATCCATTATATTTCCACCAGGTATTGGCTTCATGACCTGTATCAGTCTGGATCGATACCTGGCCATGGTGCATCCACAAAGGCTGCATTGGTTGCGGAGTGTGAGTGTGGTTCGCAGGGTCTCCTGCCTGGTCTGGGCTCTGGTATCCCTGGAAGTAGCTCCTCTGATGTTCCGCAGCATGCTGCGTGAGCACCAGGGAAAACAAACTTGTATGGAGTACTTCAACTTTGACGGCTCCCGCTTCACCCCATATCTCCTGCTTCTGGCCTGTACCATCTCATTCTGCTGTCcgctcatcatcatcatgggcTGCTATGCCAAGATCAACCTGAAGCTGCGAGCTGCAGCCAAGCAGAACTCTGTAACTGGTCGATCAAGGAGGAATCATAGGGCCAACACCATTattctcctcatcctcctcactTTTATCATTTGCTTTAGCCCTTACCACCTCAACGTTATGCAGTTTATGTCCAGAAAGATACACCATCAGGCAACCTGTGAAGAGCTGAGAGCCTTTAAGGTTTCCTTACAGGTAAGaactgtgtttctttgtttgatttgaaaCCTTCCCCATCAATTGTTACTATTCTCAATCGATCTTCTCCCTGCAGATCACAGTTTCTCTAATGAACTTCAACTGCTGCTTGGACCCAGTCATCTACTTCTTTGCCATTAAGACCTACAAGAAACGGGTGTTGAGCCTGTTTAAAGACTATCTGTATACTTCCGGTGCCTCCTCCAAAATGACAACtgagaacagcagcagcaacacctGAGAGAAACCACAGCTGAGCTTAAAGGATACACACAACCAGTGTCGCAGAGAAGACCTAGTTCACTCTGTTGGACTCAAAAAGGCCTATTTTAGTCTCTCTGTTCAGaagtgttttactttttgtgacaaTTTCGCATTAATTTATGCATTAGAGGTTAATTAAAACGCCGAACAAACTATTCACTTCTGTTTGAGAACACTGTCTACAATTTGTTCTATATGcattcttttgttctttttaaataatggtGTAGCCTTTCTTGTTAACATGCCTGTGTGATACAGTAGTttaatacaacaatgtaaaaatacattttggtgaAGCAGTTTAATTGTGTATATGTGCAAGGTGACGTATGTGGCCTCACATATTAAGCTTTGCTTTTTTGTAAACTCTTTTAAAACACTGTTGTGATTAATGCAGTGAAATGTCAACCTTCACTTCCTCTATGTAGAGAAACATGTCGCAAACATTTTCTGGAACGTGTAAACGTGGTCTTAATTAGTTTATTATTGGACACTG is a window of Etheostoma cragini isolate CJK2018 chromosome 11, CSU_Ecrag_1.0, whole genome shotgun sequence DNA encoding:
- the si:ch211-184m13.4 gene encoding G-protein coupled receptor 183; protein product: MIFFFLLKMTGEMAGENVTLDSKTENSPNQSSCDVFVYQRAAVVLFPIFYSVVFIISASGNSLVLYVICQRKQKFNSTSIYLVNLALSDALFTLALPGRIIYYIRHFDWPFGDILCRLTTLLFFANTYAGIGFMTCISLDRYLAMVHPQRLHWLRSVSVVRRVSCLVWALVSLEVAPLMFRSMLREHQGKQTCMEYFNFDGSRFTPYLLLLACTISFCCPLIIIMGCYAKINLKLRAAAKQNSVTGRSRRNHRANTIILLILLTFIICFSPYHLNVMQFMSRKIHHQATCEELRAFKVSLQITVSLMNFNCCLDPVIYFFAIKTYKKRVLSLFKDYLYTSGASSKMTTENSSSNT